One stretch of Prunus persica cultivar Lovell chromosome G1, Prunus_persica_NCBIv2, whole genome shotgun sequence DNA includes these proteins:
- the LOC18793260 gene encoding protein JINGUBANG: MELQSPRQFQVQKEGLLYSGSYDKTVKAWRVLTKNCVDSFVAHEHNVNAILVKQDDGCVFTCSSDGSVKIWRRVFSENSHTLVMTLNFQNYPIYALALSTSSFNSNCFLYSGSSDGTINFWEKEKITFRFNHGGFLQGHNFAVLCLVAVETLIFSGSEDTTIRVWRREEGSCFHECLAVLNGHRGPVRCLAACLEMDKVVKGFLVYSASLDQSFKVWKVKVSPEEKMGFSYMKRSFSRTKVRDYETSPVLSPSWVERKLLQR, from the exons ATGGAACTTCAAAGTCCCAGACAATTTCAGGTCCAAAAAG AAGGCCTGCTATACAGTGGCTCATATGACAAAACAGTCAAAGCCTGGAGGGTCTTAACCAAAAACTGTGTGGATTCATTTGTGGCACATGAACACAATGTCAATGCAATTTTGGTGAAGCAAGATGATGGCTGTGTTTTCACTTGCTCCTCAGATGGGTCAGTGAAGATTTGGAGAAGGGTATTTAGTGAAAACTCTCACACTCTCGTCATGACTCTGAATTTCCAAAACTACCCTATATATGCATTGGCCCTAAGCACTTCATCATTCAACTCCAATTGTTTCCTTTACTCTGGTTCTTCAGATGgaacaattaatttctgggagaAGGAGAAAATAACCTTCAGATTTAACCATGGTGGGTTTTTACAGGGTCACAATTTTGCAGTGCTCTGCCTAGTGGCTGTGGAGACGTTGATATTTAGTGGGTCAGAGGATACAACCATTAGGGTTTGGAGAAGAGAGGAAGGGAGCTGTTTCCATGAGTGTTTGGCTGTGCTGAATGGGCACAGAGGGCCTGTGAGGTGTTTGGCTGCTTGTTTGGAGATGGACAAAGTTGTGAAGGGGTTTCTGGTTTATAGTGCAAGTTTGGACCAGAGTTTTAAAGTTTGGAAGGTCAAGGTGTCACCAGAAGAGAAGATGGGGTTCAGTTATATGAAGAGGAGTTTTTCCAGGACTAAGGTTAGGGATTATGAGACTAGCCCTGTGTTGTCTCCTTCATGGGTTGAGAGGAAGCTGCTTCAAAGGTAA